In Streptomyces durocortorensis, a genomic segment contains:
- a CDS encoding M48 family metalloprotease codes for MSGIDVGEELGARAAQARALSLLRIRGRALAVAILPAAVAVVLFAAGAQGHLGGPVWDAVRWAALGVAVAVLLVTVLVAVSVARARPAMSPTVPVPEEGAPDLYRLVRDLADRLDVPAPSAIALTPDCDSWLEDRTHRAHRRLRHGQHGAASRQDAPVLVIGSPFLWWMRVAELRAVLAPVVAGTGPAAHPDIAAARRFVRGLDAAVADAAAPGRGAVRGAPLTFVGWVARLLLRACRGHAAEMERCVATAASLRAQTVDYGLRIAAQEQVGLAYAGWDRLLTRVALPAWRMGRWPSRLDAGVVSALTELSRRDRLADGFASRLGERPACDLLEEPGVADEAASLLAARLFHGGPAESGPDWAPVDWQQYPDEVVDRKWRTEAARLHRVLDTMDVPPAPAADPAVPTLARVMEHLSGPSGPGDALAAGIGAAVAREEAKVPAVQPGPAVDDPLDLWGPGPLPLFPLQPPRTGTELLVDHVAAMVCCAAVDTAGAAPGLDWLDGPALLVDGERRADLATPVLSLVEDGDPDPLRSWLAEVGVRSDKPVRLV; via the coding sequence GTGTCAGGTATCGATGTGGGTGAGGAGCTGGGTGCGCGGGCCGCGCAGGCGCGAGCGCTCTCCCTGTTGCGGATCCGCGGCAGGGCGCTGGCCGTGGCGATCCTGCCCGCGGCCGTCGCCGTGGTGCTGTTCGCCGCGGGTGCGCAGGGGCACCTGGGCGGCCCGGTCTGGGACGCCGTGCGCTGGGCGGCCCTCGGCGTGGCCGTCGCCGTGCTGCTGGTGACTGTCCTGGTGGCGGTCTCCGTGGCCCGCGCACGGCCCGCCATGAGTCCGACCGTCCCCGTGCCGGAGGAGGGGGCTCCCGACCTCTACCGCCTGGTCCGGGACCTGGCCGACCGCCTCGACGTACCCGCGCCCTCGGCCATAGCGCTCACCCCGGACTGCGACAGCTGGCTGGAGGACCGTACGCACCGCGCGCACCGCCGCCTCCGGCACGGGCAGCACGGCGCCGCGTCCCGGCAGGACGCCCCGGTGCTGGTCATCGGCTCGCCGTTCCTGTGGTGGATGCGGGTCGCCGAGCTCCGCGCCGTGCTCGCCCCTGTCGTGGCGGGCACCGGCCCCGCCGCGCACCCCGACATAGCCGCCGCCCGCCGCTTCGTCCGCGGTCTGGACGCCGCGGTCGCCGATGCCGCCGCCCCGGGCCGGGGGGCGGTGCGCGGGGCGCCGCTCACCTTCGTCGGCTGGGTCGCCCGCCTGCTGCTGCGCGCCTGCCGGGGCCATGCCGCCGAGATGGAGCGCTGTGTGGCCACGGCCGCCTCCCTGCGTGCCCAGACGGTCGACTACGGGCTCCGTATCGCCGCCCAGGAACAGGTCGGCCTCGCCTATGCGGGCTGGGACCGGCTGCTCACCCGGGTCGCGCTGCCCGCCTGGCGGATGGGGCGCTGGCCGTCCCGGCTGGACGCCGGGGTCGTCTCCGCGCTCACCGAGCTCTCCCGCCGGGACCGGCTGGCCGACGGCTTCGCCTCGCGGCTCGGCGAGCGCCCCGCCTGCGATCTGCTCGAAGAGCCCGGTGTGGCCGACGAGGCGGCGTCGCTGCTCGCGGCCCGGCTGTTCCACGGCGGCCCCGCGGAGAGCGGTCCGGACTGGGCGCCGGTGGACTGGCAGCAGTATCCCGACGAGGTCGTCGACCGGAAGTGGCGCACCGAGGCCGCCCGGCTCCACCGGGTCCTCGACACGATGGACGTTCCTCCGGCGCCCGCGGCCGACCCGGCCGTGCCCACCCTGGCCCGGGTCATGGAGCACCTGTCCGGGCCCAGCGGCCCCGGCGACGCGCTCGCCGCGGGTATCGGCGCCGCGGTCGCCCGCGAGGAGGCGAAGGTCCCGGCGGTGCAGCCCGGTCCCGCCGTCGACGATCCCCTCGACCTCTGGGGTCCCGGCCCGCTGCCCCTCTTCCCGCTCCAGCCGCCGCGTACGGGCACGGAGCTGCTCGTCGACCACGTCGCGGCGATGGTCTGCTGCGCGGCCGTGGACACGGCGGGCGCGGCGCCCGGTCTGGACTGGCTGGACGGCCCCGCGCTGCTCGTCGACGGCGAGCGCCGGGCGGACCTCGCGACGCCCGTCCTGAGCCTCGTCGAGGACGGCGACCCGGACCCGCTGCGCTCCTGGCTCGCGGAGGTCGGAGTCCGCTCCGACAAACCGGTCCGGCTGGTGTGA
- a CDS encoding N,N-dimethylformamidase beta subunit family domain-containing protein codes for MGAEQIRRWESGALAHAVSDPFGQGPLPWLRGSEHYFDDTGQVVPWYADVALGRGTGGGTRTADDVHRQIKGFVSPGAAAPGEAIDFHITVDPPQQFSVDVYRIGHYGGDGAAKITTSPRLSGIVQPPPLAADRTVSCHHWWMSWRLQIPSYWSVGAHVAVLTTADGHRSHIPFTVRHDHPADLLLLLPDITWQAYNLYPEDGRTGASLYHAWDENGRLVGEEDAAVTISFDRPYAGAGLPLHVGHAYDFIRWAERYGYDLAYADARDLHAGRVDPSRYRGLVFPGHDEYWSTPMRRAAERARDSGTSLVFLSANTMYWQVGLAPSASGEPDRLLTCRKRRGPGKSALWREVDRPEQQLLGIQYAGRVPEPRPLVVRNAEHWLWDATGAVDGDEIEGLVAGEADRYFPRVSLPEHDSRILLAHSPYADSEGSLRHQETSLYQSPSGALVFASGTFAWSPALDRPGHVDPRVQQATANLLDRICKRD; via the coding sequence ATGGGGGCGGAGCAGATTCGACGGTGGGAGTCGGGTGCCCTCGCGCACGCGGTGAGCGATCCCTTCGGACAGGGCCCGCTGCCCTGGCTGCGCGGCAGTGAGCACTACTTCGACGACACCGGCCAGGTCGTCCCCTGGTATGCGGACGTGGCGCTCGGCCGCGGCACCGGCGGCGGCACCCGAACCGCCGACGACGTGCACCGGCAGATCAAGGGCTTCGTCTCGCCCGGCGCGGCGGCCCCGGGCGAGGCCATCGACTTCCACATCACCGTCGATCCGCCCCAGCAGTTCTCCGTCGACGTCTACCGGATCGGTCATTACGGCGGCGACGGCGCGGCCAAGATCACCACGAGCCCGCGGCTCTCCGGCATCGTCCAGCCCCCGCCGCTCGCCGCCGACCGGACCGTCTCCTGCCACCACTGGTGGATGTCCTGGCGGCTGCAGATCCCGAGCTACTGGTCGGTCGGCGCCCATGTGGCCGTCCTGACCACCGCCGACGGCCACCGCTCGCACATCCCCTTCACCGTGCGCCACGACCACCCCGCCGACCTGCTGCTCCTGCTGCCCGACATCACCTGGCAGGCGTACAACCTCTACCCGGAGGACGGCCGCACCGGCGCCAGCCTCTACCACGCGTGGGACGAGAACGGGCGGCTGGTCGGCGAGGAGGACGCGGCCGTCACGATCTCCTTCGACCGCCCCTACGCCGGGGCGGGCCTGCCGCTGCACGTGGGACACGCCTACGACTTCATCCGCTGGGCCGAGCGGTACGGCTACGACCTCGCCTACGCCGACGCCCGTGACCTGCACGCGGGGCGCGTCGACCCCAGCCGCTACCGGGGCCTGGTCTTCCCCGGCCACGACGAGTACTGGTCCACGCCCATGCGCCGGGCCGCCGAACGCGCCCGCGACTCCGGCACCTCGCTCGTCTTCCTCTCCGCCAACACCATGTACTGGCAGGTGGGCCTCGCCCCCTCCGCCTCCGGCGAACCGGACCGCCTGCTGACCTGCCGCAAGCGCCGGGGGCCGGGGAAGTCCGCGCTGTGGCGCGAGGTGGACCGCCCCGAGCAACAGCTCCTGGGCATCCAGTACGCGGGCCGGGTGCCCGAGCCCCGCCCGCTGGTCGTGCGCAACGCCGAGCACTGGCTCTGGGACGCCACGGGCGCGGTCGACGGCGACGAGATCGAGGGCCTGGTGGCGGGCGAGGCCGACCGCTACTTCCCGCGCGTCAGCTTGCCCGAGCACGACAGCCGCATCCTGCTCGCCCACTCCCCGTACGCGGACTCCGAGGGCTCCCTCCGCCACCAGGAGACCTCGCTGTACCAGTCCCCCTCCGGTGCGCTCGTCTTCGCCTCCGGCACCTTCGCCTGGTCCCCGGCCCTGGACCGCCCCGGCCATGTCGACCCCCGTGTCCAGCAGGCGACGGCCAACCTCCTCGACCGGATCTGCAAGCGCGACTGA
- a CDS encoding phosphoribosylaminoimidazolesuccinocarboxamide synthase codes for MSGFVEKPEPVQVPGLTHLHTGKVRDLYRNEAGQLVMVASDRISAYDWVLPTEIPDKGRVLTRLSLWWFDQLADLVPNHVISTELPPGAPADWEGRTLICTSLRMVQVECVARGYLTGSGLVEYNDSRTVCGIGLPEGLVNGSELPGPIFTPATKAAVGDHDENVSYEEVAREVGVETAAELRRTTLDVYGRARDIAHERGIILADTKFEFGFETTEDGGERLVIADEVLTPDSSRFWPAATWQPGRAQPSYDKQFVRDWLTSPASGWDRASETPPPALPQEIVAATRAKYIEAYEVLTGTSWS; via the coding sequence GTGTCCGGTTTTGTAGAAAAGCCCGAGCCCGTGCAGGTTCCGGGCCTCACCCACCTGCACACCGGCAAGGTGCGTGACCTGTACCGGAACGAGGCGGGGCAGCTCGTCATGGTCGCCAGCGACCGTATCTCCGCGTACGACTGGGTCCTGCCCACCGAGATCCCCGACAAGGGCCGCGTCCTCACCCGGCTCTCGCTCTGGTGGTTCGACCAGCTCGCCGATCTGGTCCCCAACCATGTGATCTCCACCGAGCTGCCCCCGGGCGCCCCGGCGGACTGGGAGGGCCGCACCCTCATCTGCACGTCCCTGCGCATGGTCCAGGTGGAGTGCGTGGCCCGCGGCTATCTGACCGGCTCCGGGCTGGTCGAGTACAACGATTCCCGTACGGTCTGCGGCATCGGTCTCCCCGAGGGCCTGGTCAACGGTTCCGAGCTGCCCGGCCCGATCTTCACCCCGGCCACCAAGGCGGCCGTCGGCGACCACGACGAGAACGTCAGCTACGAGGAGGTCGCCCGCGAGGTCGGCGTCGAGACGGCCGCCGAGCTGCGGCGGACGACGCTCGACGTCTACGGCAGGGCCCGGGACATCGCGCACGAGCGCGGCATCATCCTGGCCGACACCAAGTTCGAGTTCGGCTTCGAGACCACCGAGGACGGCGGCGAGCGCCTGGTCATCGCCGACGAGGTGCTGACCCCGGACTCCTCGCGCTTCTGGCCCGCCGCCACCTGGCAGCCGGGCCGCGCACAGCCCAGCTACGACAAGCAGTTCGTACGCGACTGGCTGACCTCGCCCGCCTCCGGCTGGGACCGCGCGAGCGAGACGCCGCCCCCGGCGCTGCCGCAGGAGATCGTGGCCGCGACCCGCGCCAAGTACATCGAGGCGTACGAGGTGCTGACCGGAACCAGCTGGTCGTAG
- a CDS encoding response regulator transcription factor encodes MTTGTDRPLRVLLADDEHLIRGALAALLALEEDLMVVAEAASGPEALAMALAHRPDVAVLDLQMPGADGVKVATSLRAELPHCRTMIVTSHGRPGHLKRALAAGVRGFVPKTVSARRLAEIIRTVHAGNRYVDPELAADAISAGDSPLTAREAEVLELAADGAPVAEIAERASLSQGTVRNYLSSAAAKIGAENRHTAVRLARERGWV; translated from the coding sequence ATGACCACCGGCACCGACCGCCCCCTGCGGGTCCTGCTGGCCGATGACGAGCACCTGATCCGGGGAGCGCTGGCCGCGCTGCTCGCCCTGGAGGAGGACCTGATGGTCGTCGCGGAGGCGGCGAGCGGCCCCGAGGCGCTCGCGATGGCCCTCGCGCACCGGCCCGATGTCGCCGTCCTCGATCTCCAGATGCCAGGGGCGGACGGTGTGAAGGTCGCCACATCCCTGCGGGCGGAACTCCCCCACTGCCGCACCATGATCGTGACCAGCCACGGCCGCCCCGGGCATCTCAAGCGGGCCCTGGCCGCCGGGGTGCGCGGGTTCGTCCCGAAGACGGTCAGCGCCCGCAGGCTCGCCGAGATCATCCGTACCGTCCACGCCGGAAACCGTTACGTGGACCCGGAGTTGGCGGCCGACGCGATCTCCGCCGGGGACTCGCCGCTGACCGCCCGGGAGGCCGAGGTGCTCGAACTGGCGGCGGACGGGGCACCGGTCGCGGAGATCGCCGAGCGGGCCTCGCTGTCCCAGGGAACGGTACGCAACTACCTGTCATCGGCCGCCGCCAAGATCGGTGCGGAGAACCGGCACACGGCAGTGCGTCTCGCGCGCGAGCGGGGTTGGGTATAG
- a CDS encoding sensor histidine kinase, which yields MKGLTGVIGRVRGWRRGWHEGTKLQRIDLYTRVTLCAMTWIFLLTWGLLPLATILDRGAWALAIGVALFVLNITQSVLSNLNVRPAFAHYRGAEPFPLRRLRLPAVLLVAMSGLVIALAAVGGIDDESLPVLAMDLPVAFGVPYALLVPARKFLLHGAAYVAAFLALLAAFGGSGTPLLATGATMTVAIALVVGSVRPSGWSLSVMWQAEEARDTQARLAVAEERLRFGRDMHDVLGRNLAVIALKSELAVELAQRGNPAAVDQMVEVQRIARASQQEVRDVVRGYREADLATELMGAQGVLQAAGMTCTVEGADGPAGLGAPAAVQAALGWVVREAATNVLRHGDPRHCAIRLTRTRDAVVLEVQNDGASTGAPGPDGGGSGLAGLRERLGALGGSLTAGVVGGATDPWAAGGGKGTGGFGGAGTTRGSGAATGAGGATGPDGSGTAEGSEGGLFRVTATVPLAADPRPGAHGRPSPADDTPLPTIPEER from the coding sequence ATGAAAGGGCTGACAGGCGTGATCGGTCGGGTACGGGGCTGGCGGCGGGGCTGGCACGAGGGCACCAAGCTCCAGCGCATCGACCTCTACACCCGGGTCACCCTCTGCGCGATGACCTGGATCTTCCTGCTGACCTGGGGCCTGCTGCCGCTCGCCACGATCCTGGACCGGGGCGCCTGGGCGCTGGCCATCGGTGTGGCCCTGTTCGTCCTGAACATCACCCAGTCCGTGCTGAGCAACCTCAACGTGCGACCCGCCTTCGCCCACTACCGGGGAGCGGAGCCCTTCCCCCTGCGCCGACTGCGGCTCCCGGCAGTGCTCCTGGTGGCGATGTCCGGGCTGGTGATCGCCCTGGCGGCGGTGGGCGGGATCGACGACGAGTCGCTGCCGGTGCTGGCGATGGACCTGCCGGTGGCGTTCGGAGTGCCGTACGCCCTGCTCGTACCCGCCCGGAAGTTCCTGCTGCACGGCGCGGCCTACGTCGCGGCCTTCCTGGCGCTGCTGGCGGCCTTCGGAGGCAGCGGGACGCCACTGCTGGCGACGGGCGCCACGATGACCGTCGCCATCGCGCTGGTGGTCGGCTCCGTACGCCCCAGCGGCTGGAGCCTGTCGGTGATGTGGCAGGCGGAGGAGGCGCGGGACACGCAGGCCCGGCTGGCGGTGGCGGAGGAGCGGCTGCGGTTCGGCCGGGACATGCACGATGTGCTGGGCAGGAATCTGGCGGTGATCGCGCTGAAGAGCGAGCTGGCCGTGGAGCTGGCACAGCGCGGCAACCCGGCCGCGGTGGACCAGATGGTCGAGGTGCAGCGGATCGCCCGCGCCTCACAGCAAGAGGTGCGCGATGTCGTACGGGGCTACCGGGAGGCCGATCTCGCCACCGAACTCATGGGCGCCCAGGGCGTGTTGCAGGCCGCCGGAATGACCTGCACCGTCGAGGGCGCAGACGGCCCGGCGGGCCTCGGAGCTCCGGCGGCCGTCCAGGCCGCCCTGGGCTGGGTGGTGCGGGAGGCGGCGACGAACGTCCTGCGCCACGGCGATCCGCGCCACTGCGCGATCCGTCTCACCCGGACCCGGGACGCGGTGGTGCTTGAGGTGCAGAACGACGGGGCCTCCACGGGCGCGCCCGGCCCGGACGGCGGTGGTTCGGGACTGGCCGGACTGCGCGAGCGGCTGGGCGCGCTGGGCGGATCGCTGACGGCCGGAGTCGTCGGGGGCGCTACGGACCCCTGGGCCGCCGGGGGCGGCAAGGGGACCGGGGGCTTCGGCGGCGCCGGGACCACCAGGGGTTCCGGGGCGGCTACAGGCGCCGGCGGCGCTACGGGCCCCGATGGCTCCGGCACCGCCGAGGGCTCCGAGGGCGGCCTCTTCCGGGTGACGGCCACGGTGCCGCTCGCTGCCGATCCGCGTCCGGGTGCGCACGGCCGCCCCTCCCCCGCCGACGACACCCCTCTTCCCACCATCCCGGAGGAACGATGA
- a CDS encoding ABC transporter permease: MTTTTPPVHDRAAATRPAANAPAVARRLAALGRAELILLVRNRTAIVVALLVPLVMIFAIRSSLEQIDLGGTGLTIAGATLTGGIGMVLVQVVYMNLVSAYVARREELVLKRLRTGEISDREILTGTALPSVALALAQCVLLVVAGALAFDLSAPHRPDLLVAGLLLGFLLMSALAAATAVVTRTVQTSQLTTLPLYFVSLFGSGLFVPLEVFPDRLASVFELLPMTGVMTLVRHGWLGGVESGDLVTAGVTALAWTAFGVFAVQRWFRWDPRG, from the coding sequence ATGACGACGACCACGCCCCCCGTGCACGACCGGGCGGCCGCGACCCGCCCCGCCGCGAACGCCCCGGCCGTGGCCCGGCGGCTGGCCGCGCTCGGGCGCGCCGAGCTGATCCTCCTGGTGCGCAACCGGACCGCGATCGTCGTGGCCCTGCTGGTGCCGCTCGTGATGATCTTCGCGATACGGTCCTCGCTCGAACAGATCGACCTCGGCGGCACCGGCCTCACCATCGCGGGCGCCACCCTCACCGGCGGCATCGGCATGGTGCTGGTCCAGGTCGTCTACATGAACCTCGTCTCCGCGTACGTCGCCCGGCGCGAGGAGCTCGTCCTGAAGCGGCTGCGCACCGGCGAGATCTCCGACCGCGAGATCCTCACCGGCACCGCGCTGCCGTCCGTGGCGCTGGCCCTGGCCCAGTGCGTGCTGCTGGTGGTGGCGGGCGCGCTCGCCTTCGACCTGAGCGCACCGCACCGGCCCGATCTGCTGGTGGCCGGGCTGCTGCTGGGCTTCCTGCTGATGTCGGCGCTGGCCGCGGCGACCGCCGTGGTGACCCGTACGGTGCAGACCTCGCAGCTCACCACGTTGCCGCTGTACTTCGTCTCGCTGTTCGGCTCCGGGCTCTTCGTCCCGCTGGAGGTGTTCCCGGACCGGCTGGCGTCGGTGTTCGAGCTGCTGCCGATGACCGGCGTGATGACCCTGGTCCGGCACGGCTGGCTCGGCGGCGTGGAGAGCGGTGACCTGGTCACGGCCGGGGTGACCGCGCTGGCCTGGACCGCGTTCGGGGTGTTTGCTGTGCAGCGGTGGTTCCGCTGGGACCCGCGCGGCTGA
- a CDS encoding ABC transporter ATP-binding protein: MTSDDILSDRVDAPVIEANGVRRRYADGFEAVSGISFSVARGELFALLGTNGAGKTSTVELLEGLAPPTDGTVRVLGHDPYRERAAVRPRTGVMLQEGGFPSDLTVMETVRMWSACTTGARPAAEALGMVGLTARAKVRVKQLSGGEKRRLDLALALTSRPEVLFLDEPTTGLDAEGRQETWELVRALRDNGTTVLLTTHYLEEAEALADRLAIMHQGRIVTSGTIAEVTAQQPARIRFVLPEAVPAARLPLSLRAAAEGQRIEIRTPALQESLHELLEWARESGVRLHGLDARSASLEEAFLDIAKTQHAPRDEDPRQVPARPTRTTRTKKVTA; the protein is encoded by the coding sequence ATGACCAGCGACGACATCCTCAGCGACCGCGTGGACGCTCCCGTGATCGAGGCGAACGGGGTCCGGCGCCGTTACGCCGACGGCTTCGAGGCCGTGTCCGGGATCTCCTTCTCCGTGGCCCGCGGCGAACTGTTCGCCCTGCTCGGGACGAACGGCGCGGGCAAGACCTCCACCGTGGAGCTCCTGGAGGGCCTGGCACCGCCGACCGACGGCACCGTCCGGGTCCTCGGCCACGACCCGTACCGCGAACGCGCCGCCGTCCGCCCCCGTACCGGGGTGATGCTCCAGGAGGGCGGCTTCCCCTCCGACCTCACGGTCATGGAGACCGTTCGCATGTGGTCGGCCTGCACCACCGGCGCCCGCCCCGCCGCCGAGGCCCTGGGGATGGTCGGCCTGACCGCCCGGGCGAAGGTCCGGGTCAAGCAGTTGTCCGGCGGTGAGAAGCGCCGGCTCGACCTGGCGCTGGCCCTGACCTCCCGGCCCGAGGTCCTCTTCCTCGACGAGCCGACGACGGGGCTGGACGCCGAGGGGCGGCAGGAGACCTGGGAGCTCGTCCGGGCGCTGCGGGACAACGGCACGACCGTGCTGCTGACCACGCACTACCTGGAGGAGGCCGAGGCGCTCGCGGACCGGCTGGCGATCATGCACCAGGGGAGGATCGTGACGTCCGGAACCATCGCCGAGGTGACCGCACAGCAGCCCGCCCGAATCCGGTTCGTCCTGCCCGAGGCCGTGCCCGCGGCCCGCCTGCCGCTCTCTCTCCGGGCGGCGGCCGAGGGGCAGCGGATCGAGATCCGCACCCCCGCCCTCCAGGAGTCGCTGCACGAACTCCTGGAGTGGGCCCGGGAGTCGGGCGTGCGGCTGCACGGGCTCGACGCCCGCTCCGCCTCGCTGGAGGAGGCGTTCCTCGACATCGCGAAGACCCAGCACGCGCCCCGGGACGAGGACCCCCGCCAGGTCCCGGCCCGGCCCACCCGCACCACCCGGACGAAGAAGGTGACGGCATGA
- a CDS encoding histone-like nucleoid-structuring protein Lsr2, producing the protein MAQRVVVTLSDDIDGGAAAETVTFALDGRTYEIDLNPANAKKLRKTLAPYMAAGRKQTNASKHGRTPTAYRHTALAPDPAAVRAWARSHRMEVPARGRIPKKVYEAFQASD; encoded by the coding sequence GTGGCTCAGCGCGTAGTGGTGACGCTCTCCGACGACATCGACGGGGGAGCAGCGGCGGAAACGGTGACCTTCGCCCTGGACGGGAGGACGTACGAGATCGACCTCAATCCCGCCAACGCGAAGAAACTGCGGAAGACTCTGGCGCCTTACATGGCGGCCGGCCGAAAGCAGACAAATGCCAGCAAACACGGCAGGACGCCCACGGCCTACCGCCACACCGCCCTCGCGCCGGACCCGGCGGCCGTCCGCGCCTGGGCCCGCTCGCACCGCATGGAGGTGCCGGCCCGCGGCCGCATCCCGAAGAAGGTCTACGAGGCGTTCCAGGCCTCCGATTGA
- the purS gene encoding phosphoribosylformylglycinamidine synthase subunit PurS, with amino-acid sequence MARVVVDVMLKPEILDPQGQAVQRALPRLGFEGIADVRQGKRFELEVEGPVDDAALARINEMAETFLANTVIEDFVVKVEEEK; translated from the coding sequence GTGGCACGCGTCGTAGTCGACGTCATGCTCAAGCCCGAGATCCTCGACCCGCAGGGACAGGCGGTGCAGCGCGCACTGCCCCGTCTCGGCTTCGAGGGAATCGCGGACGTTCGTCAGGGAAAGCGTTTCGAGCTGGAGGTCGAGGGGCCGGTGGACGACGCCGCCCTCGCCCGTATTAACGAGATGGCCGAGACGTTCCTCGCCAACACCGTCATCGAGGACTTCGTCGTGAAGGTGGAGGAGGAGAAGTGA
- the purQ gene encoding phosphoribosylformylglycinamidine synthase subunit PurQ, whose product MTTRIGVVTFPGTLDDQDALRAVRIAGAEPVSLWHRDKDLHQVDAVVLAGGFSYGDYLRAGAISRFSPVMETIVEQAKAGMPVLGICNGFQILTEAHLLPGAMLRNNHLHFICRDQKLRVENAETAWTSDYSADQEISVPLKNMDGRYTADERTLDELEAEGRVAFRYLDGNPNGSLRDIAGITNAAGNIVGLMPHPEHAVEPLIGTGRTDGLGFFTSIIKKLVNA is encoded by the coding sequence GTGACCACCCGTATCGGCGTCGTCACTTTTCCCGGCACCCTCGACGATCAGGACGCCCTGCGCGCCGTCCGGATCGCGGGCGCCGAGCCCGTATCCCTGTGGCACCGCGACAAGGACCTGCACCAGGTCGACGCGGTCGTCCTCGCCGGTGGCTTCTCCTACGGGGACTACCTCCGCGCCGGAGCCATCTCCCGCTTCTCGCCGGTCATGGAAACGATCGTCGAGCAGGCGAAGGCCGGTATGCCGGTCCTCGGCATCTGCAACGGCTTCCAGATCCTGACCGAGGCGCACCTGCTGCCCGGCGCGATGCTGCGCAACAACCACCTGCACTTCATCTGCCGTGACCAGAAGCTGCGGGTGGAGAACGCGGAGACGGCCTGGACCTCGGACTACAGCGCGGACCAGGAGATCAGCGTCCCGCTCAAGAACATGGACGGCCGCTACACCGCCGACGAGCGCACGCTCGACGAGCTGGAGGCCGAGGGCCGCGTCGCCTTCCGCTACCTGGACGGCAACCCCAACGGCTCGCTCCGCGACATCGCGGGCATCACCAACGCCGCGGGCAACATCGTCGGCCTGATGCCGCACCCCGAGCACGCCGTGGAGCCGCTCATCGGCACCGGCCGCACCGACGGCCTCGGTTTCTTCACCTCGATCATCAAGAAGCTGGTCAACGCATGA